A region from the Microcella frigidaquae genome encodes:
- a CDS encoding LuxR C-terminal-related transcriptional regulator, producing the protein MTAPVRVFLLDDHEIVRRGIADLLEQEADITVVGEAGVAAGTAEAILGSGATVAVLDGRLPDGSGIDVCRDVKSERPELGCLILTSYDDDEAVLAAVLAGANGYLLKEVRATGLIEAIRRVSAGETLLDPALTEGVMARLSSTPAQSPLDALTPRETEILALIAEGLSNREIGGRLFLAEKTVKNYVSGILSKLGMQRRTQAAVLAAEWMPKGEPRR; encoded by the coding sequence ATGACTGCCCCCGTTCGCGTTTTCCTGCTCGACGACCACGAGATCGTGCGTCGCGGCATCGCTGACCTGCTCGAGCAGGAGGCGGACATCACGGTCGTCGGCGAAGCGGGCGTGGCGGCGGGAACGGCCGAGGCGATCCTCGGTTCGGGCGCGACGGTCGCGGTGCTCGACGGGCGCCTGCCCGACGGCAGCGGCATCGACGTCTGCCGCGACGTGAAGTCGGAGCGGCCGGAGCTCGGCTGCCTCATCCTCACCTCCTACGACGATGACGAGGCGGTGCTCGCGGCGGTGCTGGCGGGCGCGAACGGCTACCTGCTCAAGGAGGTCCGTGCGACGGGCCTCATCGAAGCGATCCGCCGCGTGTCGGCGGGCGAGACGCTGCTCGACCCCGCGCTCACCGAGGGCGTGATGGCGCGCCTGTCGTCGACGCCCGCGCAGTCTCCGCTCGACGCTCTGACGCCCCGCGAGACGGAGATCCTCGCCCTGATCGCCGAGGGCCTCTCGAACCGCGAGATCGGCGGCCGGCTGTTCCTCGCCGAGAAGACGGTGAAGAACTACGTCAGCGGGATCCTCTCGAAGCTCGGCATGCAGCGGCGCACGCAGGCGGCGGTGCTGGCCGCCGAGTGGATGCCGAAGGGCGAGCCCCGGCGCTGA
- a CDS encoding GAF domain-containing protein has translation MSTSADTLGALVERIMERADGLAEGYRRVGLLIAAAETVTESLALTPRLQTIVSVARELVGARYGALGVIGADGRLERFLHSGLDQAEVARMGELPSGRGILGAVIVEGRSIRLEHLAADPRSVGFPAHHPAMDSFLGVPIHVGGTVYGNLYLTEHSGGPFDDIDEAIIAALAAMAGTAIANSRLYEQSQDDRRWLAASEHLTQRLLAGELDPDDLTTITATVRALTDDPAAEIEETADGQLVVRRAASGHPAADAELEPIDRFTRSVSIARELARARIDQQRIALADERDRIARDLHDHVIQSLFAVGLSLQSVVGDPATPTGGRIAAQVDAIDSTIRQIRQAIYRLSAPPSAASYSLRARINTLVRETLEGEHLDSRLEFAGPVDTLVDLGLGDEVAAVTREALSNTVRHASATLVEVGVAVRGTSVVVTVRDDGVGMPATERRSGLANLAARARERGGEFAIEPVEPHGTLVRWSVPWEAR, from the coding sequence GTGAGCACCTCCGCCGACACGCTCGGTGCGCTCGTCGAGCGGATCATGGAGCGGGCCGACGGCCTCGCCGAGGGCTATCGGCGCGTGGGGCTGCTCATCGCCGCCGCCGAGACGGTCACCGAGAGCCTCGCTCTGACCCCGCGCCTGCAGACGATCGTGAGCGTCGCGCGCGAGCTCGTGGGCGCACGCTACGGCGCGCTGGGCGTGATCGGCGCCGACGGACGGCTTGAGCGCTTCCTGCACTCGGGCCTCGATCAGGCCGAGGTCGCGCGCATGGGCGAGCTGCCCTCCGGCCGGGGCATCCTGGGCGCGGTGATCGTCGAGGGCCGCAGCATCCGCCTCGAGCACCTGGCCGCCGACCCGCGCTCGGTCGGCTTCCCCGCGCACCACCCGGCGATGGACTCGTTCCTGGGTGTCCCCATCCACGTCGGGGGCACGGTCTACGGCAACCTCTACCTCACGGAGCACTCGGGGGGGCCGTTCGACGACATCGACGAGGCGATCATCGCGGCACTCGCGGCGATGGCGGGCACGGCGATCGCGAACTCGCGCCTCTACGAGCAGTCGCAGGATGACCGCCGCTGGCTCGCCGCCTCCGAGCACCTCACCCAGCGCCTCCTCGCCGGAGAGCTCGACCCCGACGATCTCACGACCATCACCGCGACGGTGCGCGCGCTGACGGACGACCCGGCGGCGGAGATCGAGGAGACGGCGGACGGGCAGCTGGTCGTCCGGCGGGCCGCGAGCGGGCATCCGGCGGCGGATGCGGAGCTCGAGCCGATCGACCGCTTCACCCGCTCCGTGTCCATCGCGCGCGAGCTCGCCCGCGCTCGTATCGACCAGCAGCGCATCGCGCTCGCGGACGAGCGCGACCGCATCGCGCGCGACCTGCACGACCACGTGATCCAGAGCCTGTTCGCCGTGGGACTCTCGCTGCAGAGCGTCGTCGGCGATCCGGCGACGCCGACCGGCGGGCGCATCGCCGCCCAGGTCGACGCGATCGACTCGACGATCCGGCAGATCCGCCAGGCCATCTACCGCCTGTCGGCGCCGCCGAGCGCGGCCAGCTACAGCCTGCGCGCCCGCATCAACACCCTCGTGCGCGAGACCCTCGAGGGCGAGCACCTCGACTCGCGGCTGGAGTTCGCGGGCCCCGTCGACACCCTCGTCGACCTCGGTCTCGGTGACGAGGTCGCCGCCGTCACCCGCGAGGCGTTGTCGAACACGGTGCGGCACGCGAGCGCGACCCTCGTCGAGGTGGGGGTGGCGGTGCGCGGCACGAGCGTGGTCGTGACCGTGCGGGACGACGGCGTGGGCATGCCAGCGACGGAGCGGCGCAGCGGCCTGGCGAACCTGGCGGCACGGGCCCGCGAGCGCGGCGGCGAGTTCGCGATCGAACCGGTCGAGCCGCACGGCACTCTGGTGCGCTGGAGCGTACCCTGGGAGGCACGATGA
- a CDS encoding ATP-binding cassette domain-containing protein has protein sequence MSAVTVSTRGAALVAAGWGWTPAGRDAPAVDQVDLRIGPGERVLLLGASGSGKSTLLQGWAGVLGGADEGLVTGVLRVDDAAPDERRGRVGLLLQDPDAQLVHARVRDDVGFGPENLGVPAARIDERVDTALAAVGLGPAGAVGPDADGGRLSGGQRQRLALAGLLALEPAALLLDEPTAQLDPAGAAQVVAAVAELVRERALTLVVVEHRVDLWLPHVDRVVVLDRGRVVADGPAGVVLGQRGAELARSGVWIPGREAEHPSPRAATIAPDAPVLLRARGLDGRPAGGDPLGHALDLDLRAGEVVALTGPNGAGKSTLLMTLAGLLPPAAGALEALDHGAPADWSSRALAARFGVVFQNPEHQFVAPTVRDELAVGAPQHSDASRMAARVDALLDRLGLRGLAPVSPYALSGGEQRRLSVATALAADPPVLLLDEPTFGQDSRTWAALVALIAEHRDAGGAVVMATHDRALIAALGAREIAVPALDRRAVRAPAPSAATARPPLGERLNPVAAIAASLLPALLLVTTIDVTSAAVALGLQLLLIPALGIPLGRVLRRAVPVLVAAPFAALTIALYGRESGRVYAEFLLVRISDGSLELALATLLRILAIALPAIALFTRPDPTRLGDALGQNLRLPSRFVLGSVAALRLMTVLGDDARTVERAQRARGLGDRSRLRRLGGQVFGLLVLAIRRGSALAVGMEARGFGAPGPRTWWRPSPWRASDAAVVVIAVAVAALGVAAAVLTGSFTSALG, from the coding sequence GTGAGCGCCGTGACGGTGTCGACGCGGGGCGCCGCGCTCGTCGCGGCTGGCTGGGGCTGGACCCCCGCCGGCCGCGACGCTCCCGCGGTCGACCAGGTCGATCTCCGCATCGGGCCCGGCGAGCGCGTGCTGCTGCTCGGCGCCTCGGGCAGCGGCAAGTCGACCCTGCTGCAGGGCTGGGCCGGTGTGCTCGGCGGTGCGGACGAGGGCCTCGTCACCGGTGTGCTGCGCGTCGACGACGCGGCGCCCGACGAGCGGCGCGGACGCGTCGGCTTGCTGCTGCAGGACCCGGATGCGCAGCTCGTGCACGCCCGGGTGCGCGACGACGTCGGCTTCGGGCCGGAGAACCTGGGGGTGCCGGCTGCGCGCATCGATGAGCGCGTCGACACCGCCCTCGCGGCCGTCGGGCTCGGGCCGGCCGGCGCTGTCGGCCCTGATGCCGACGGTGGTCGCCTCTCGGGCGGGCAGCGCCAGCGCCTCGCACTCGCCGGGCTGCTCGCTCTCGAGCCCGCCGCGCTGCTGCTCGACGAGCCGACCGCGCAGCTCGACCCGGCCGGGGCCGCGCAGGTCGTCGCCGCCGTCGCCGAGCTCGTGCGCGAGCGGGCCCTGACCCTCGTCGTCGTCGAGCACCGCGTCGACCTCTGGCTGCCGCACGTCGACCGCGTCGTGGTGCTCGACCGCGGCCGGGTCGTCGCCGACGGCCCGGCCGGCGTGGTGCTCGGGCAGCGCGGCGCCGAGCTGGCGCGGTCGGGCGTGTGGATTCCGGGGCGGGAGGCGGAGCATCCGTCGCCCCGTGCGGCGACGATCGCGCCCGATGCGCCCGTGCTGCTGCGGGCGCGCGGGCTCGACGGCCGGCCGGCCGGGGGAGACCCGCTCGGGCACGCGCTCGACCTCGACCTGCGCGCCGGCGAGGTCGTGGCGCTCACCGGGCCGAACGGGGCCGGCAAGAGCACCCTGCTGATGACCCTCGCGGGGCTGCTGCCGCCCGCGGCCGGTGCCCTGGAGGCGCTCGACCACGGTGCCCCCGCCGACTGGAGCTCGCGCGCGCTCGCCGCGCGGTTCGGAGTCGTGTTCCAGAACCCCGAGCACCAGTTCGTGGCGCCCACGGTGCGCGACGAGCTCGCCGTCGGCGCACCCCAGCATTCCGATGCGTCGCGCATGGCCGCCCGCGTCGATGCGCTGCTCGATCGCCTCGGGCTGCGCGGTCTCGCCCCGGTCAGCCCGTACGCGCTCAGCGGGGGCGAGCAGCGCCGGCTCTCGGTCGCCACCGCGCTCGCCGCGGACCCGCCCGTGCTGCTGCTCGACGAGCCCACCTTCGGGCAGGACTCCCGCACCTGGGCCGCGCTCGTCGCGCTCATCGCCGAGCACCGCGACGCGGGCGGCGCCGTCGTCATGGCGACCCACGACCGCGCCCTCATCGCCGCGCTCGGCGCCCGCGAGATCGCCGTGCCCGCACTCGACCGCCGCGCCGTACGCGCTCCCGCCCCCAGCGCGGCAACCGCACGCCCGCCGCTCGGCGAACGGCTCAACCCGGTCGCCGCGATCGCGGCCAGCCTGCTGCCGGCCCTGCTGCTCGTCACGACGATCGACGTCACCTCGGCCGCGGTCGCGCTCGGCCTGCAGCTGCTGCTGATCCCGGCCCTGGGCATCCCGCTCGGCCGGGTGCTGCGCCGCGCGGTGCCCGTGCTCGTCGCCGCCCCCTTCGCCGCCCTCACGATCGCGCTGTACGGCCGAGAGAGCGGTCGCGTCTACGCCGAGTTCCTGCTCGTGCGCATCAGCGACGGATCGCTCGAGCTGGCCCTCGCCACCCTCCTGCGCATCCTCGCCATCGCCCTGCCCGCGATCGCCCTGTTCACCCGTCCCGATCCGACGCGGCTGGGGGATGCCCTCGGCCAGAACCTCCGCCTGCCCAGCCGCTTCGTGCTCGGGTCGGTGGCCGCGCTGCGCCTCATGACCGTGCTCGGCGATGATGCCCGCACCGTCGAGCGGGCGCAGCGCGCGCGCGGCCTCGGCGACCGCTCGCGCCTGCGCCGCCTCGGCGGGCAGGTGTTCGGGCTGCTGGTGCTGGCGATCCGCCGCGGCTCGGCCCTCGCCGTCGGCATGGAGGCGCGCGGCTTCGGCGCCCCGGGGCCGCGCACCTGGTGGAGGCCGTCGCCGTGGCGGGCATCCGACGCCGCGGTCGTCGTCATCGCGGTCGCCGTCGCTGCCCTCGGGGTCGCCGCGGCCGTCCTGACCGGGAGCTTCACCAGTGCGCTCGGCTGA
- a CDS encoding ATP-binding protein, with product MRSADARITLIDGRSGSGKTTYATALARRTGAQLLSLDDVYPGWDGLEAAEAHVLEHVLRALAAGRPPRWRSWNWVDARPGAWHDLDPHRALIIEGCGAISSAARALADHAIWVELADDVERRRRAIARDGEAFARQWERWARQEEWHALRHDPRGTADEVVTPG from the coding sequence GTGCGCTCGGCTGACGCTCGCATCACGCTCATCGACGGCCGCTCCGGCTCGGGCAAGACCACCTACGCCACTGCGCTGGCCCGCCGCACCGGGGCGCAGCTGCTGAGCCTGGACGACGTCTATCCCGGTTGGGACGGCCTCGAGGCGGCCGAGGCCCATGTGCTCGAGCACGTGCTCCGCGCGCTCGCCGCGGGCCGCCCCCCGCGCTGGCGCTCCTGGAACTGGGTCGACGCCCGCCCCGGCGCCTGGCACGACCTCGACCCGCACCGAGCACTGATCATCGAGGGATGCGGAGCCATCAGCTCTGCCGCCCGGGCGCTCGCCGACCACGCGATCTGGGTCGAGCTGGCTGACGACGTCGAGCGCCGCCGCCGCGCGATCGCGCGCGACGGCGAGGCCTTCGCGCGCCAGTGGGAGCGCTGGGCGCGGCAGGAGGAGTGGCATGCCCTGCGGCACGACCCGCGCGGCACCGCCGACGAGGTCGTCACGCCGGGGTGA
- a CDS encoding glycosyltransferase produces MSSSSTGIAPTVSIVIPAYNEEATIRACVTAALAQTVPAHEVIVVDNRSTDRTAAIVAELQAANPDAPLRVIPQFAEQGLVPTRNLGLDSATGDVIGRIDADSVLEPTWVEEVQKAFLDPAVAAATGPVLYYDMPLRRFGLRADDTLRRAMLRLAREYHFVFGSNMALRATAWQAIRGEVCRDEEDLFHEDIDISVHLYDAGLKAVYVPTMVAGMSARRVDDSPRDYVSYVGRFDRTYTHHDVRNRALRAPAWVFLAVYPIAKGIRWGQNELVARLSGSSAVSPE; encoded by the coding sequence GTGTCGTCGTCGTCGACGGGGATCGCCCCCACCGTCTCCATCGTGATCCCTGCCTACAACGAGGAGGCGACCATCCGCGCCTGCGTGACCGCGGCGCTCGCGCAGACGGTGCCCGCGCACGAAGTGATCGTCGTCGACAATCGTTCGACCGACCGCACCGCGGCGATCGTCGCCGAGCTGCAGGCCGCGAACCCCGATGCCCCACTCCGCGTGATCCCGCAGTTCGCCGAGCAGGGGCTCGTGCCGACCCGCAACCTCGGTCTCGACAGCGCCACCGGTGATGTCATCGGGCGCATCGATGCCGACTCCGTTCTGGAGCCGACGTGGGTCGAGGAGGTGCAGAAGGCCTTCCTCGACCCGGCGGTGGCGGCCGCAACCGGCCCGGTGCTGTACTACGACATGCCGCTGCGCCGGTTCGGCCTGCGCGCCGACGACACGCTGCGCCGCGCGATGCTGCGGCTCGCCCGGGAGTACCACTTCGTGTTCGGCAGCAACATGGCGCTGCGGGCCACCGCCTGGCAGGCGATCCGCGGCGAGGTCTGCCGCGACGAGGAGGACCTCTTCCACGAGGACATCGACATCTCGGTGCACCTCTACGACGCCGGGCTGAAGGCCGTGTACGTGCCGACCATGGTCGCAGGCATGTCCGCGCGGCGCGTCGACGACAGCCCGCGCGACTACGTCTCGTACGTGGGCCGCTTCGACCGCACCTACACGCACCACGATGTGCGCAACCGCGCCCTGCGTGCACCGGCCTGGGTGTTCCTCGCGGTCTACCCGATCGCGAAGGGCATCCGCTGGGGGCAGAACGAGTTGGTCGCCCGGCTGTCGGGCTCCTCGGCCGTCAGCCCGGAGTAG
- a CDS encoding TerC family protein, whose protein sequence is MELAFSPELLIAFATLLVLEIILGIDNVIFISILAGKLPPEQQNRARIVGLSLAMIMRILLLFAASWIISLTADIFELFGMGFSGRDLILILGGLFLVYKAVVEIHEKLEGAEAHDRPSTKTVTFAGVIVQILLIDIVFSLDSVITAVGMVDELWIMIAAVVIAITLMLFTAKAISDFVNRHPTVKMLALAFLVLIGTTLIAEGFDVHIDKALIYGPIAFAIIVEVLNLVYRSRQAKRRNEAIAPVELRPTLVKDPLATDPTPLPLGGARRTASPLDHPDGAP, encoded by the coding sequence ATGGAACTCGCCTTCTCCCCCGAACTGCTGATCGCGTTCGCCACGCTGCTCGTGCTCGAGATCATCCTCGGCATCGACAACGTGATCTTCATCTCGATCCTGGCGGGCAAGCTTCCTCCCGAGCAGCAGAACCGGGCGCGCATCGTCGGCCTCTCGCTCGCGATGATCATGCGCATCCTGCTGCTGTTCGCCGCGAGTTGGATCATCAGCCTCACGGCCGACATCTTCGAGCTCTTCGGCATGGGCTTCTCGGGGCGCGACCTGATCCTGATCCTCGGCGGCCTCTTCCTCGTCTACAAGGCCGTGGTCGAGATCCACGAGAAGCTCGAGGGCGCCGAGGCCCACGACCGTCCGTCGACGAAGACCGTCACCTTCGCCGGCGTCATCGTGCAGATCCTGCTCATCGACATCGTGTTCTCCCTCGACTCGGTGATCACCGCGGTCGGCATGGTCGACGAGCTGTGGATCATGATCGCCGCCGTCGTCATCGCGATCACCCTCATGCTGTTCACCGCGAAGGCCATCAGCGACTTCGTCAACCGCCACCCCACCGTCAAGATGCTCGCGCTGGCCTTCCTCGTGCTGATCGGCACGACGCTCATCGCCGAGGGCTTCGACGTGCACATCGACAAGGCGCTCATCTACGGTCCGATCGCCTTCGCGATCATCGTCGAGGTGCTGAACCTCGTCTACCGCTCGCGTCAGGCGAAGCGGCGCAACGAGGCGATCGCACCCGTCGAGCTGCGGCCCACCCTCGTCAAGGACCCGCTGGCGACCGACCCCACCCCGCTGCCGCTCGGCGGCGCCCGCCGCACCGCGAGCCCCCTGGACCACCCCGACGGCGCACCGTGA
- a CDS encoding ECF transporter S component: MTTAAPTGPASAALARPSLSWRVVDIIVASVLGVAGGLVFWLWNLVYSPLTAPLEAALPGLQALVYAVWLFPAVLVGLVIRKPGAALYGELVAASVSALLGGVWGWTAIAWGAAQGLGAELVFALLLYRAWGLAPAVLAGIGSAVGLVIMDLTFYYAGARPEFMAVYAVSAALSGAVIAGLGSWLLVRGLARTGALSRFAAGREGARRAEALRAETQPAESASA; this comes from the coding sequence ATGACTACTGCTGCACCCACCGGTCCCGCCTCCGCCGCTCTCGCCCGGCCATCCCTGAGCTGGCGCGTCGTCGACATCATCGTCGCGAGCGTGCTCGGCGTCGCGGGCGGACTCGTCTTCTGGCTGTGGAACCTCGTCTACTCGCCGCTCACCGCCCCCCTCGAGGCGGCGCTGCCCGGCCTGCAGGCTCTCGTCTACGCCGTCTGGCTGTTTCCCGCCGTTCTGGTCGGCTTGGTGATCCGCAAGCCGGGCGCGGCGCTCTACGGCGAGCTCGTCGCCGCCTCGGTCTCCGCTCTCCTGGGCGGTGTCTGGGGCTGGACGGCGATCGCGTGGGGTGCCGCGCAAGGCCTCGGCGCGGAGCTCGTCTTCGCGCTGCTGCTCTACCGTGCCTGGGGCCTCGCCCCGGCCGTGCTCGCCGGCATCGGCTCGGCCGTGGGCCTCGTGATCATGGACCTCACGTTCTACTACGCCGGGGCCCGCCCCGAGTTCATGGCCGTCTACGCGGTGAGCGCCGCACTCTCCGGCGCGGTCATCGCCGGTCTCGGCAGCTGGCTGCTCGTGCGCGGGCTCGCCCGCACCGGCGCCCTCAGCCGTTTCGCCGCGGGGCGCGAGGGGGCGCGGCGGGCGGAGGCGCTGCGAGCGGAGACGCAGCCGGCGGAGTCCGCCTCCGCGTGA
- a CDS encoding metallopeptidase family protein gives MSAGPTPLHLEAEEFEALVTEELDALPDDMIEGLDNVVFVVEDRPEDGSLDLLGLYEGVALTERGQYGFGELPDRIILYREPLLAAAEGSLETLRDEIHVTLVHEIAHFYGIDDDELHRLGWD, from the coding sequence ATGAGCGCCGGCCCGACACCGCTGCACCTCGAGGCCGAGGAGTTCGAGGCCCTCGTCACGGAGGAGCTCGACGCGCTGCCCGACGACATGATCGAGGGGCTCGACAATGTCGTGTTCGTCGTCGAGGACCGCCCCGAGGACGGCTCGCTCGACCTGCTGGGCCTGTACGAGGGTGTCGCCCTCACCGAGCGGGGCCAGTACGGCTTCGGCGAGCTGCCCGACCGGATCATCCTGTACCGCGAGCCCCTGCTGGCCGCCGCGGAGGGGTCGCTGGAGACGCTGCGGGACGAGATCCACGTCACGCTCGTGCATGAGATCGCCCACTTCTACGGGATCGACGACGACGAGCTGCACCGGCTGGGGTGGGACTGA